Proteins encoded in a region of the Pirellulaceae bacterium genome:
- a CDS encoding ABC transporter permease, with amino-acid sequence MWAYIFRKLVYNVPVYLTIVLLVMAALRVHDPVYSFLGKNANPDDIIRYREKVGLDQPFLVQYARFLTTFDLRTESWDQHGRTVGEILRSSVGPSLSITVPALVLTTLISICVGIVSAYFRGRIVDRTLVIGAVLGMSVSFLVYIILGQYFGAYVLNRSLGWELFAIEGYEPGLSNWVHYCLLPVMISVIVGMGYDTRYYRAVMVEESQRDYITTALAKGASKPKVMFVHMLKNAMIPIVTRVAISLPFLIMGSILLESFFGIPGMGRTLIAAVRVKDFPVVQAFTAIFAAVYILSIILTDVLYAVFDPRVRLS; translated from the coding sequence ATGTGGGCCTATATCTTTCGTAAGCTCGTTTATAACGTGCCCGTCTATTTGACGATTGTGTTACTCGTTATGGCTGCCTTGCGAGTCCATGACCCGGTCTACAGCTTTCTCGGTAAGAATGCAAATCCCGACGACATTATCCGCTACCGAGAAAAAGTGGGTTTGGATCAGCCCTTTCTGGTTCAGTACGCTCGGTTTCTGACGACTTTTGACCTGCGGACCGAGAGTTGGGATCAGCACGGGCGAACGGTTGGTGAAATCTTGCGTTCTTCGGTAGGGCCAAGTCTCTCGATCACAGTACCTGCTTTAGTGCTGACGACATTGATTTCGATTTGCGTTGGGATTGTTTCCGCTTACTTTCGAGGTCGGATCGTTGATCGCACTTTGGTGATCGGTGCGGTGCTTGGGATGAGTGTTAGTTTTCTCGTCTACATTATTCTCGGTCAATACTTCGGTGCCTACGTGCTGAATCGAAGTCTTGGTTGGGAGTTGTTTGCGATCGAGGGTTACGAGCCTGGCCTTTCCAATTGGGTGCACTATTGTCTGCTGCCGGTGATGATCAGTGTGATCGTCGGTATGGGGTACGATACGCGATATTATCGGGCGGTGATGGTCGAGGAATCACAGCGCGACTACATCACAACGGCCCTGGCGAAGGGTGCTTCCAAGCCGAAAGTTATGTTTGTCCACATGCTGAAAAACGCCATGATTCCAATCGTAACTCGCGTAGCAATCTCCTTGCCGTTTCTGATTATGGGATCCATTTTATTGGAGAGTTTTTTCGGCATTCCGGGAATGGGACGAACACTCATTGCGGCGGTTCGTGTCAAGGACTTTCCTGTCGTCCAAGCCTTCACGGCGATTTTTGCGGCGGTTTACATTCTGTCGATTATTCTCACCGATGTGCTGTATGCCGTGTTTGATCCGAGGGTCCGTCTCTCATGA